Within Mesoplodon densirostris isolate mMesDen1 chromosome 13, mMesDen1 primary haplotype, whole genome shotgun sequence, the genomic segment gCTAGATGAGAAAGTCCAAGAAATATCCCACATAATAAAAGACTAAAAGAGCATATGAAAGAAAGCGACACACAGGACCTCCAGAAGGTTATCCAATCAACAGGagcctcagaaagagaaaataaacaagtggaggGCACAGCTAAAATAATGAGATTTTTGTCCAGCAGATGGACATTATTGCATTTCCACtactggtaggaatataaatggACAGTCATTTGAGGGCATCCATTTGATAGCATCTTTTATCTAGCCTAGAAAAACATTCATATACACACCCACAGTAAATGTTCTTTAATACATGACTTTCTAATTCTTCTATATCAGCCACTACATATAAATATCTACAATTCAACCAAAATTCAGAAATTCAACTTCCAGGAACGTATCTTATACAGTTGTACAAGTgaacaaagaaatattaaaagcatattTACTGAAGTGCTTTTAATAGCAAAAAAGCAGGAAGTGTCTATTAAGTCCATCAAGTAGAGTCCAGTTAAATAAAGGTGCACTCTTACAATGCAGTACTCACTGAAAGAAATGAGGTATGTGCAGATATAGAAACATCTCCCAGACACATAGACAAAAATAATTTACAGAATATTTAGTATTgtctcatttgtatttttaaaaaggagatataGACTTTATAGAGCTAAGAGGAGATAGATAAAAATCACATACACTACATTCATATGAAAAGTTCTGAATATTAACAATACCTTTTGGGCTGGGttctataaaaagaaaagcactttATAGGACAGACTGCACAGAAGGATCAAGTTCTTTCATTCTGCAAGTTTAATTTGCTAAGGAAGTGAAATCTACTGTTCAGAGAATGTAGGAAGTTAAGAACTGACTTAGCTCCTTACTTTGAAAAGGTTGACATTTTGGCTCTGCCAGGTTCTCCGGGAGAGTTAGACCAGCTTCGTCCCTTTTTTGGTGAAGGATGCACTTAGAAAGGCCAGGCCCCTGGGGATTCAAGTACACTTCTCAAAATGCCCTTGTAAGTAATCTGACCAATACCACTGGTCAGCAGTGTACCACATAGCCTGTGGGAATCAAGGTCCCCGTGGGAGAAATCTATGCACTTAGCAAACCAGTCTTGGTTTTGTTGGAAAATGTCTCCCAGAGACAAAGGAACACTCAACACGCCCTTGAGATAGATAGAGTACCTTCATTTTGCACATGAGAACTGAGGCTCCGAGAGGTATCTTATCGAGCCCACATATCCAGGCAATTAGGTTTGGAACAGATTTGACAGCACGGCCACGAATTCTACACTCCTGCCCATGCACCTGACATCCCAGCTCCTGCACACACATACTCAGGGATGTCAGGTGGAAAAATCTCATCTAGCAACGCACAGCCTTATGTTCCTGCTGCGTTACGTGTAGCCACCGAGTCTAGAAGAGAAGCACTGTGACCCTAAAGGGAATGAGAATGAGGTAAGGATGCAGAGGCCTCCCATGTTCAACCTTCTCCCTCCCTAACCCATACAAGCTGGCCTGCGACGCAGCATTGCTGGCATCATCACCACTATGTCAACTACCTTTACTTTGGTTTGTTACTAGTAACACTTGAAGGCCCTGTAGGGGTTTTATTTCCAAGCAGGCATTTTGAGTGTTTAAGAGATTGAAGATAATAGCAGTTCCTCAAATCTTAAGTGCTGTATTTTAGCTGTATTACAGGCCCTAAGTATTGCTTACAGCTTAAATACAACTCCAACTATTTGAGTGCGATAAATTACAATTTGCGAAGCACCAGTCACTTTGGCATGCCATCGGCTAAACTTCAAAACTGTATGAAAGCCTTCAGGCTATTCTTTCAATACCTTCTGACTTATGACTGCGTATTTTGCACAATAACCTACTCTTTTTAGCCGCTTAGTTTTCACAGAACTGAGATCTTTTTACAACCAGTTCTCAGGATATTGATCACATATTCCAAAGACTTCTGAGTTGCAATACACTTAAGAGTACTGAAACAAGCTTGTTGGAATTTCCATCTGGGGACCACACATTACCAGgtacttgaattttaaaatgatcttAACCGCTACCACAACAGCTCTTTCCCCTTCTAGTGCAAAGAATCCTGAAAACTGGGCTAGAGGACAAGTTAGTAGTTTCACTGCCAGGGTGATTATTTTCTTCCCAACTTCTAGAGTTAAACTGAGAACACCAGCTTCTCTAGGAAAGGAGAACGGATCGCTGCTGGCCTCAGGAACCAAACCAGACTCCTCCTGTCTAACTCTTACTCAAGTCTTTACAGCCCAATGTCTATAGAACAGTTACAATGAAACCTTCATTTCTTCCTGTATCCCCAAGCTAATTAGTTTAATAAAAGTTGATGATCTGGCCTACTGCTGTTACAAATGGTTAACCTTAGCATAGTTCTTTCCAGGTTCTGCACCACTGAAATCTTTTCAAAATCCCATGTTTTGTGGAGACCTGCTAAGAGAAAAAATTAGAATCAAAAGAACCTGGATGTTGGAAAGAACAGTGGGGGAGGGTTAAGGGATGAGAAGTGCCATGTCTGACCGGCTGTGTGGCACGTGGTGGCCAGGCACTGGGAGAGAAAACACACAACAGGAGGGTCTGTGGACGCTAAGGcgctggtgcctggcacacagccgGATGTATACAGAAATCTTAACACTGCACAGGTGGTAACTGAAGCCAGTGGACAAGGCAGTCCGAAGTGGACTAGGCCCCAGCCCAGAGGAAAGGCGGGAATCTCATTACTGTGATTCTAGTAAGAGTAGCAAACGGGAGGACATTTTCTGAGGAGAAttttatcatttgtaaaatgCTTATATACTTGTCAGAGATACTTCTTGAAATTTTCTCTAACAGAAAAACAAGTATTTAGCACATCCATCCGATTATAAACGAATAGCAAAAATTTAATACTTTTAATGGGACATCAAGATGGATTCTCAACCCATGGGCCCACTGAAATCTCAGCTACACTATTAAGCCTAGGACACCGGGCAAGTTTAACCTCAAAACCAGTTCCTACGTCTACAGTGGGAGTATTCGAGATGTAACGCATAAGCAGAGCCCAGCAGTTAAGCAGTGTCATCCACTACTGGGCCAACGGGGGCCTGAATAAACGGAACGTGACCTCTGCGACGTGCTTTTCGGACCGAAGGCTGATGTACATTTATGACGCTCATATCTATGTGCAAACTACACGTTAATGTAGCCTCCTACTGAACGACCTACGTACATTCAGTGAAAGGTAATTCCAAGGAGTTTATGTAAAACTCGTCTACAGGTGTAACTTAACGTTCATCTAAGCACTGGGATCGTTTCTCTTCTAATCTAAAATATCAAGGCACCGGCGTCTATAAAATTTATTAACACAGTTTCAAAAACATTTCGAAATTTGCCCAGTTTAAAAGGAGCCATGACCACCCGGCAGAGCCGGGGCTGGAAACCCAAGGTGTTACCTTCCCCGCGCTACTTGCCCTCTAGTGCGTCTGGCTCTTGACCACGGCTGTACACGCGAGAATCGCCCCCGAAACTTTTGACAGGACCCCGCATCTATCAAGTCGGGTCTTCCAGAGTAGAACGCGGACACGTGTTCCTGGGAAGGGCTCCCGCAGGTGGCCAGAGCTGTGCGTACTCACCACCAACGCAAGGTCTCACACGTTCTGCGGCTAATGCGGTTCAGCGCTCAAACAACGTCACGTGCAAACGGACTCAGGGGGCCCTGCAAGACGCACTGAGGAAGAGCAGAACCCAGGCTACCCACCTACTTCTAGTCACCCTGCTTCCAAGGTGGAATGCATTCCGGAGCACGAGTCCCGCCCTAAGGCCCGTCAGGGTCAGGAATGAGAGCCCACGAAGCCTAACGGCCGAGTATCATCAATTTATTAGAGCCGCTGGCTCAAGCGTCTGCAATGGTGACTTCCACCTCGACCCCGGGCTCAATGCTGATGGAAGTGATCTGCTTGACGATCTCGGAAGGGCTGTGCAGGTCAATGAGGCGCTTGTGGATCCTCATCTGGAAACGGTCCCAAGTCTTGGAACCTTCCCCGCAGGGGGTTTTCCTCGTCGTTATTCTCAGGGTCTGCAGCGGAACACAGAGGACACCAGGCACCCAGGCTGCGGGGGCGCCGCGCTCCGCAACCTCCCGGCGGGGCGCTCCCAACAGCAGGGCTGCGCGCTCGGCCCGAAGCCGCCCGGCGGCCCCCCGCGCCCCGGAGCGCCAAAGCTCTCACCTTGGTGGGCATCCGCACCGGCCCCTTCACCTTGAGATTCTTCTCCTTCGCGCCTCTTATCAGGTCGGCACACACTGCAAGCGGGGAAAGGCGTCTGGGCCCTCGCTCACGACAGGGGCGGCCTCAGCGGCCCGCAAGGCCGCCGGCTCAGAATAGCGTACGCGACTATCACCGCAACTCAACCCAGTAAGCATCTCCTCATCGCCAACGGCGGGGGGAGGGCGCGGTCCACGCCGAAGGGCCGTCCTTGCTCGGCCTCCTCGGGC encodes:
- the RPS20 gene encoding small ribosomal subunit protein uS10, yielding MAFKDTGKTPVEPEVAIHRIRITLTSRNVKSLEKVCADLIRGAKEKNLKVKGPVRMPTKTLRITTRKTPCGEGSKTWDRFQMRIHKRLIDLHSPSEIVKQITSISIEPGVEVEVTIADA